The Cryptococcus neoformans var. neoformans B-3501A chromosome 7, whole genome shotgun sequence genome window below encodes:
- a CDS encoding hypothetical protein (Match to EST gb|CF194786.1|CF194786; HMMPfam hit to MAS20, MAS20 protein import receptor, score: 112.6, E(): 9.4e-31), producing MASISPVKVAGTVAAVAVSGFLGYAVYFDYMRRHSPEFRKSLRKQHKKLSAVAEANAKAEKEKNAKALRDGFLRIQTEAVPMTPDQQEGYFAEAANQGEQLIAQGEEHYVEAALHFFRALRVYGNPGELLAVYQRVVPPPVLDMIIQLIALSTSTATGAGAGARPTAASLETPAPAPASVEDLDEEKPAKEDAPSPNSASQGSGAEWEKVNQEAQE from the exons ATGGCCTCTATTTCTCCCGTCAAGGTTGCGGGCACTGTTGCCGCTGTCGCTGTTAGCGGTTTCCTCGGTTACGCCGTCTACTTTGATTACATGCGACGACACTCTCCCGAGTTCAGGAAATCTCTCC GAAAGCAGCATAAGAAGCtctctgctgttgctgaggCCAATGCTAAGgccgagaaggagaagaacgCTAAG GCCCTCCGAGACGGCTTTCTCCGCATTCAGACCGAAGCTGTCCCCATGACCCCAGACCAGCAAGAAGGTTACTTTGCCGAGGCTGCCAACCAGGGTGAACAGCTCATTGCTCAAGGCGAGGAACACTACGTCGAGGCTGCTTTGCACTTCTTCAGGGCTTTGAGGGTATACGGTAACCCCGGAGAATTGCTTGCTG TCTACCAACGAGTCGTCCCCCCTCCCGTCCTCGACATGATCATCCAGCTTATCGCCCTCTCTACTAGCACCGCTACTGGAGCCGGCGCCGGGGCGAGGCCCACCGCAGCTTCGCTCGAGACTCCTGCACCCGCCCCCGCTAGCGTTGAGGAccttgatgaagagaagccCGCCAAGGAAGATGCTCCTAGCCCGAATAGCGCTAGCCAGGGTAGCGGTGCCGAGTGGGAGAAGGTCAACCAGGAGGCTCAGGAGTAA
- a CDS encoding hypothetical protein (Match to EST gb|CF189299.1|CF189299; HMMPfam hit to Gpi16, Gpi16 subunit, GPI transamidase component, score: 62.6, E(): 8.4e-19) produces MLLSSLTLLLFAPVFVAAVPSSNSFHESLTLHPLPDGKLSVLFEFTTYFTQTKPTSSIPQYHHSITPPSLLLPLQTNNISELSISFVAGRWDQRRSSQSGPLHYLSGGGGGEVRGWVRNGNEGGSEEERWGTVTHALGGLFCAGLGPREAGENVKTFGRIYPPHRGNPDGLTHFLLSHPHHNLCTENLTPFLFLLPSKGLSGLSALLSQPGIIFSWGFQSEGIEVIMPNDDHPEGKWTGWWEGVVDLMPPGAGVKNVKRETGLEKLFKKRLPPSCPETESSVIRLILPENVKVNVEPQGRVVGEWRDGKWRQVMEWNAKDREMVGKDLKVWWDEERFEYPRTIDPPAISVMKTVIDSQASDGTFQIKISNHENITREAIYSEIWPWWVKGWMSEMAVCIEDEGPRADLLKSISYNPSNPPDIPPTTIHLSIQLPPRSTLVLTIPFTKLTLKYTDHRPDAERGQEIPAGVLTLLDLVGERGVPEAESEASPSSWTSPQINALRSNRARVYTQRILLDIPTPDFSMPYNVIIMSSTVMAVFFGLMHGGLTRRWGWVEVPEDPEEPKEGVRMGEKE; encoded by the exons ATGCTGCTGTCATCACTTACGCTTCTTTTGTTCGCACCGGTCTTTGTAGCTGCTGTTCCCAGCTCAAACTCGTTCCACGAGTCTCTGACACTTCACCCTTTGCCCGATGGCAAGTTATCCGTGTTATTTGAGTTTACCACCTACTTTACCCAGACGAAGCCCACTTCCTCGATTC CTCAATATCACCACTCCATCACCCCTCCAtcgctcctcctccctttgCAAACTAACAACATCTCCGAGCTGTCCATATCCTTCGTCGCTGGACGCTGGGATCAACGTCGTTCATCTCAATCTGGACCACTACACTATTTGTCCGGCGGAGGCGGTGGCGAAGTGAGAGGATGGGTGAGAAATGGGAACGAGGGGggaagcgaggaggagaggtgggGGACGGTGACCCATGCGCTTGGGGGATTGTTTTGCGCCGGGTTAGGGCCAAGAGAAGCGGGCGAAAATGTCAAGACTTTTGGAAGGATATACCCTCCTCATCGAGGTAATCCGGACG GCTTGACCCATTTTCTCCTCTCGCACCCACACCACAATCTCTGTACAGAAAACCTCACGCcgttcctcttccttcttccctcaaaAGGACTTTCAGGCCTCTCGgccctcctctcccaaccaggcatcatcttctcctggGGTTTCCAATCCGAAGGGATCGAAGTCATTATGCCAAACGACGATCATCCAGAAGGCAAATGGACAGGCTGGTGGGAAGGTGTGGTTGATTTGATGCCCCCCGGGGCTGGCGTCAAAAACGTCAAGCGAGAAACAGGGCTGGAAAAATTGTTCAAGAAGCGTTTACCGCCTTCATGTCCAGAGACGGAGAGTTCTGTGATCAGGCTGATCCTGCCAGAAAATGTAAAAGTCAATGTTGAGCCGCAAGGTCGGGTTGTGGGAGAATGGAGGGATGGGAAATGGAGACAGGTCATGGAATGGAACGCAAAGGATAGGGAAATGGTGGGGAAAGATTTAAAGGTTTggtgggatgaagagaggtTTGAATATC CTCGTACGATCGATCCGCCCGCGATTTCCGTTATGAAGACGGTTATCGACTCTCAAGCATCAGACGGGACTTTTCAAATCAAGATATCGAATCATGAAAATATTACACGGGAAGCGATCTACAGTGAAATCTGGCCGTGGTGGGTTAAAGGTTGGATGAGCGAAATGGCCGTTTGCATAGAAGACGAGGGTCCAAGAG CCGATCTGCTTAAAAGCATCTCATACAATCCCTCCAACCCACCTGACATCCCACCAACTACCATCCACCTCTCAATCCAGCTCCCGCCTAGATCAACACTTGTCCTCACTATCCCATTCACAAAACTTACTCTCAAATACACCGATCATCGTCCAGACGCGGAGAGGGGTCAGGAGATCCCGGCGGGTGTGCTGACACTCCTGGACCTCGTAGGCGAACGCGGCGTACCCGAAGCAGAATCTGAGGcctcgccatcatcatggaCATCCCCCCAGATCAACGCACTCCGCTCAAATAGAGCCAGGGTCTATACCCAACGCATCTTACTTGATATCCCCACTCCGGACTTTTCGATGCCTTATAACGTGATCATCATGAGTTCGACGGTGATGGCAGTGTTCTTTGGGTTGATGCATGGCGGTCTTACGAGAAGGTGGGGATGGGTTGAAGTGCCAGAAGATCCCGAAGAGCCCAAAGAGGGGGTAAGAATGGGGGAAAAGGAGTAG
- a CDS encoding hypothetical protein (Match to ESTs gb|CF192650.1|CF192650, gb|CF194280.1|CF194280) yields MAGPPPIPSKTRPSFTNPFYRNSNASSSSTASSPPPSYGTHSSHPTQPPRPSTTQQFEPVQYTSLSSLTKNKPKHTHANQPASYEYQPDPSRQGYSTQGFESQGRAVNENVNAGRRLPPMPGQGQARTGTPTEPSQRAVHSASAPPPPPPRTGSGLQSYIPSGAQSGFDSAAKGVRGATDTVKDGFYSVANQQRKEQVMSGIGKLGVGAVKLAGKGVYQVGKFATK; encoded by the exons ATGGCAGGCCCACCGCCTATTCCCTCCAAGACAAGGCCTTCCTTTACCAACCCCTTCTACCGCAATTCAAACGCTAGTTCCAGCTCCACGGCCTCTTCACCGCCTCCATCATATGGCACTCACTCATCCCATCCCactcaacctcctcgaccGTCTACTACCCAACAGTTCGAGCCAGTACAATACActtcactctcttctttgacaaAGAACAAACCGAAGCATACGCATGCAAATCAACCGGCTAGTTACGAATACCAGCCTGACCCATCGAGGCAGGGGTATTCAACTCAAGGCTTTGAGTCACAAGGCCGGGCTGTGAATGAGAATGTTAATGCAGGTAGAAGGCTGCCACCGATGCCTGGTCAAGGCCAAGCAAGAACGGGGACTCCTACAGAACCTTCTCAGCGTGCAGTTCATTCTG CTTCAGCaccgcctcctccaccacctaGAACAGGATCTGGATTGCAGAGTTACATTCCTAGTGGAGCGCAATCTGGATTCGACTCGGCCGCCAAGGGCGTTAGAGGCGCAACAGATACGGTAAAAGATGGATTCTACTCAGTGGCAAACCAGCAGAGGAAAGAACAG GTGATGTCCGGCATAGGAAAATTAGGAGTTGGTGCTGTCAAACTCGCCGGCAAGGGCGTGTATCAAGTGGGCAAATTCGCTACAAAATAA
- a CDS encoding hypothetical protein (HMMPfam hit to Mito_carr, Mitochondrial carrier protein, score: 161.7, E(): 1.6e-45) encodes MADSPSPLPPYNSVWTKRAAVADEWLRQHKVVVSATSASVISTFAGFPLDSLKSRLQSSREKVSIPRLAAEVVREEGIGGLWRGFPLPLITISIVRTISFTIYSSTKRILNSTPLPSGPPKSDHKLTDNGRSGSKDGSDEKGPWINIHLGWFSGDNAKDIGITSLLAGAASGAVVCVGSAPFELVKVRRQLEYQIYRDSHPELFLNPSAATAGSGSKAAGVPRTPSFTPPTTLQAVKLIVNSNGLRGLYTGWRLHFVRDTLGTALYFAEYDVMRYYLGRQKTKTREDGGGGFGHDVQGDLPDWARAWLPRQAIPFLCGSVAGVSSWALIYPVDAIKTKAQQRALSGLTPRTPTEQFHRLVRGTGKDSPKPLLSGIARLYRGLGISMIRSMLTHGLLWTLVDAVGSYIETKPCERYFGVDIPL; translated from the exons ATGGCGGACAGTCCATCACCGCTGCCACCATATAATAGCGTATGGACTAAACGAGCAGCCGTCGCAGATGAGTGGTTACGCC AACACAAAGTT GTTGTTTCGGCAACGTCAGCCTCTGTCATTTCGACCTTTGCAGGCTTCCCTCTCGATTCTCTCAAGTCGCGACTGCAGTCATCACGCGAGAAGGTATCTATACCTAGACTAGCAGCCGAAGTCGTtagagaagaaggtatcGGAGG ACTGTGGAGAGGGTTCCC TTTACCACTTATAACGATATCGATTGTCCGAACAATATCTTTTACTATTTACAGCTCAACCAAGCGTATTCTTAATTCTACACCTTTACCCAGCGGACCACCAAAATCGGACCATAAACTTACCGATAATGGCCGTTCCGGTAGCAAAGATGGAAGCGACGAGAAGGGTCCATGGATAAACATACATTTAGGATGGTTTTCGGGGGATAATGCGAAGGATATCGGGATCACAAGTCTTTTAGCGGGAGCTGCTAGTGGGGCTGTAGTCTGTGTAGGAAGCGCGCCATTTGAGCTTGTCAAG GTTCGAAGACAATTAGAATACCAGATCTACCGTGATTCCCATCCCGAGCTCTTTCTCAATCCATCTGCAGCCACGGCTGGCTCCGGCTCCAAAGCAGCTGGTGTCCCGCGCACTCCTTCATTCACTCCTCCAACGACACTTCAAGCGGTCAAACTCATCGTTAATTCCAATGGCCTACGCGGCTTGTACACTGGTTGGAGGCTCCATTTCGTTCGCGATACGCTAGGAACAGCTCTATACTTTGCAGAGTATGATGTTATGCGCTATTATCTTGGCCgacaaaagacaaaaacTAGAGaagacggaggaggaggatttggTCATGATGTGCAGGGAGATTTGCCAGATTGGGCAAGAGCTTGGTTGCCGAGGCAGGCTATACCGTTCTTGTGTGGAAGTGTGGCGGGAGTTTCGAGTTGGGCGCTGATATATCCTGTTGAT GCGATAAAA ACTAAGGCTCAACAGAGAGCTTTGTCAGGATTAACGCCGCGCACACCTACTGAACAATTTCACCGCTTAGTACGAGGAACGGGCAAGGATAGCCCAAAGCCATTATTATCTGGTATCGCCCGATTGTACCGAGG ACTTGGGATCTCAATGATCCGTTCAATGCTCACCCACGGACTGTTATGGACGCTTGTGGATGCTGTAGGCTCCTACATTGAGACAAAACCTTGCGAAAGGTACTTTGGAGTCGACATCCCTTTATAG
- a CDS encoding hypothetical protein (HMMPfam hit to IF-2B, Initiation factor 2 subunit family, score: 166.3, E(): 6.5e-47), which translates to MAEQEPQVQSQQQKQQKQKPQQPPSGEPKAKSAKELKKEKRAAAVASRAIPTEGGVPEGPQGGKQSSSTATSDGRRSPVVHLNPSSQNPASSAGPSAPRRPPNHSEPSAPTLSVIQQNLFFSHLPHQAPADTVSALDTGKIHPIIVRVGVLMNSGQLRGANARTIGMMSAFKEVIRDYECPDQAVLWKDLPVYLSPMIAWLETCRPKGVGGGNAIRWLKSEINRLGEKGDKSEAEQKSYLVDAIGLYLRDRIEFADQVIADSAKEKIKPGDTVVTFARSSVVETVLLEAWTSMREQDPDATFNVVIVDSRPLLEGEKLLKVLTAAGLPCTYILLPLLSSILPQADLVLLGASALHSDGALYSRAGTAVVAMLAKEHRVPVVACVETYKFGERVVLDGVATNELGDVEGLLALPTKKPFALGKEGKPLPSNLTPLHVVYDVTPPSLITAVCTEIGFIPPSSVPTVLGKSNGVV; encoded by the exons ATGGCCGAGCAAGAACCACAGGTCCAGTcccaacaacaaaaacaacaaaaacaaaaaccTCAACAACCTCCTTCAGGCGAACCCAAAGCCAAATCCGCCAAAGAGCtcaaaaaggagaaacgCGCCGCTGCTGTCGCTTCCCGAGCCATCCCTACCGAAGGAGGAGTTCCAGAGGGTCCACAAGGTGGTAAACAATCATCCAGCACTGCCACTTCTGATGGCCGTCGCTCTCCCGTGGTTCATctcaacccttcttctcaaaatCCCGCTTCTTCAGCCGGCCCTTCCGCCCCTCGCAGACCTCCCAACCACTCTGAACCCTCAGCGCCTACCCTCTCCGTTATCCAGCAaaaccttttcttctcccatctgCCACACCAGGCTCCTGCCGATACCGTCTCCGCCCTCGACACGGGCAAGATCCACCCGATAATCGTCCGTGTGGGTGTGTTGATGAACAGTGGACAGTTGAGGGGTGCGAATGCGAGAACGATCGGGATGATGTCGGCGTTTAAAGAGGTGATTAGGGATTATGAATGCCCTGATCAAGCGGTTTTGTGGAAGGATTTGCCAGTGTATTTGAGTCCGATGATTGCTTGGCTGGAAACTTGCAGGCCTAAAGGTGTGGGAGGCGGTAATGCTATCCGATGGTTGAAGAGTGAGATCAATAGGTTGGGTGAGAAGGGGGATAAATCCGAGGCAGAG CAAAAATCGTATTTGGTCGATGCGATTGGTCTCTACCTTCGCGACAGAATAGAATTTGCGGACCAGGTTATTGCAGACAGcgcaaaggaaaagatcaagCCTGGAGACACTGTCGTCACTTTCGCTCG ATCATCTGTTGTCGAAACGGTCTTACTCGAAGCCTGGACCAGCATGCGAGAACAAGACCCCGATGCAACCTTCAACGTCGTCATCGTCGACTCTAGACCCCTTCTCGAAGGTGAAAAGCTTCTCAAAGTGCTCACCGCCGCCGGCCTTCCTTGTACTTAcattctcctccccctcctctcctctaTCCTCCCTCAAGCCGACCTCGTTCTTCTCGGCGCCTCTGCCCTGCACTCGGACGGTGCTCTCTACTCCCGCGCGGGTACTGCTGTCGTCGCCATGCTCGCCAAGGAACATCGCGTCCCCGTCGTTGCTTGTGTAGAGACATACAAGTTTGGAGAACGTGTGGTGCTTGATGGTGTGGCGACAAATGAGTTGGGTGATGTGGAGGGTTTATTGGCATTGCCGACAAAGAAGCCGTTTGCATTAGGTAAGGAAGGTAAGCCGTTGCCGAGCAATTTGACTCCCTTGCATGTCGTGTACGATGTGACCCCGCCTTCGTTGATTACCGCCGTTTGCACAGAG ATTGGTTTCATTCCCCCAAGCTCTGTGCCGACCGTCCTCGGTAAATCCAATGGTGTTGTGTGA
- a CDS encoding hypothetical protein (HMMPfam hit to XPA_C, XPA protein C-terminus, score: 85.5, E(): 1.3e-22), with protein MSAPTTAPVLTPDQARLAALNRLKAKNKLTANTTGGNAAGPSNGNHGNAGPAYVNRREAIPSSARNMVQQQAEADKAKPLPLRRDPSLGKYFEYDLSKMRNSRGGFLTEEDKEGDRIKSVAELAREKERQLQMIREGEEPAIIPDRSPRCVECGTLEINYQFLKVFDVRVCKSCEKKLPEKYSLLTKTECKEDYLLTDPELKDVDLLPHLLRPNPHASTYSNMMLFLREQVEKVAFQKWGGEEGLDNEWKRREEFKKRKREEKFEQGLRDLRKRTRNNLYQRKQEAQHVHEFEDVEEVYDEQEQTTKLLQRCFGCGSEQEVEVL; from the exons ATGTCGGCTCCCACCACCGCACCAGTACTTACCCCAGATCAGGCCCGCTTGGCAGCTCTCAACAGGCTAAAAGCCAAGAACAAGCTCACTGCAAATACTACAGGCGGCAACGCTGCGGGGCCAAGTAACGGCAATCATGGCAACGCTGGACCAGCGTATGTCAACAGGAGGGAAGCGATACCGTCATCGGCTAGGAATATGGTTCAGCAACAGGCCGAGGCAGACAAGGCAAAACCATTGCCTTTACGGCGTGATCCTTCTCTG GGGAAATACTTTGAATACGATCTCTCCAAGATGCGAAACTCCAGAGGAGGTTTTctgacagaagaagataaagaaggtGACCGAATTAAATCTGTTGCGGAATTagcgagggagaaggagaggcagTTGCAGATGAtaagggaaggggaagaacCGGCGATCATACCCGATCGGTCACCGAGATGTGTGGAGTGTGGGACGCTGGAGATTAATTATCAGTTTTTGAAG GTGTTTGATGTTAGAGTGTGTAAGAGTTGTGAAAAGAAGCTTCCGGAAAAGTACTCTTTGTTGACAAAGACGGAATGTAAGGAA GATTACCTTCTCACAGACCCAGAGCTCAAAGATGTCGACCTGCTACcccacctcctccgccCAAATCCTCATGCATCAACGTACAGCAATATGATGTTATTTCTACGAGAACAAGTTGAAAAAGTAGCATTCCAGAAATGGGGcggggaggaagggttAGATAATgaatggaaaaggagagaagagttcaaaaagcggaagagagaggaaaagtTTGAGCAAGGATTGAGAGA TCTTCGAAAACGGACGAGAAATAACTTGTATcaaagaaaacaagaagCTCAACATGTCCATGAatttgaagatgttgaggaaGTGTACGACGAGCAAGAGCAGACGACTAAGTTGCTCCAAAGATGTTTTGGGTGCGGTTCCGAGcaagaggtggaggtgctTTGA